From Brassica oleracea var. oleracea cultivar TO1000 chromosome C3, BOL, whole genome shotgun sequence, a single genomic window includes:
- the LOC106334660 gene encoding transcription factor GTE10-like isoform X1: protein MMGKAQKHSSRNSLGFVPGYIQSVDTTDSEIEEAHVRKRSRYSLNEDRYGVPKKVSSLSNMSSSEREHLVHKLRLELEQVRDLLKRIACISSATVLLSPFSDLRSCSDGSKNKRPPVRIDHKGSKKGPSRHSVPARLEVPASSRVASLMKECQTLLDRVWSHKLGVAFRNPVDPVLLNIPDYFTVVKHPMDLGTIRSRLRAGEYSSPLEFAADVRLTFSNSMAYNPPGNQYHKMARDLSAYFESRWKIIERKLPVVEPPVMSLTSSASLEFEVPCNVAPPRKITAAVNEGKLRVEPGKLVMTDGEKKKLSQDLEALGEEFPQNIVDLLREQSGSDDQSGEVEIEIEIDTLSDETLFMVRKLLDEHLREKKKSLEKSEPCAMEIVHDSGFSNSPLQPSKCDLLIDEDVDIVGGNDPPVSSHPPFKIEKDAACRNSSSSSSSESGSSSSDSDSCSSSGSETDSIKVSNPTCTEEKKERGVGMKKKEDDNNGEKNVINESLNKLGQVELDVEGKSTTMDAVHALPAEETAPPVRQDSPGKRQRAALLKNRFADTIMKAREKTLTKGENGDPEKLRIEREKFERRLREENARLQAEAKAAEEARRKAEAEAAEKARREREQEREAARQALQKMEKTVEINEGRRFMEDLEMLRATGAEADQLPTFMKEMSPNMLGSFKMEGNSNPLEQLGLYMKMDEDEEDEPHFSQGEVDEQPFDRKERLTLSPHVAEKEDQVDSGNEKPVSEKGQENENQEDEKEGEEQIENVPVNPHGEEGLVNGSEGREEVVSEQAQDNWNQEDEKLINQNEGKEQLENMPEQENGVEDKADEKAEVMDEETQVGDIVEEEAEVVDVDMVKVERN, encoded by the exons ATGATGGGTAAAGCACAGAAGCATTCTAGTAGGAACTCATTGGGCTTTGTTCCTGGTTATATTCAATCTGTCGACACCACCGATAGTGAGATAGAGGAAGCTCATGTAAGGAAGAGGAGTCGTTATAGTTTGAATGAAGATAGATATGGTGTTCCTAAAAAGGTTTCGTCTTTGTCAAATATGTCAAGCTCTGAGAGAGAGCATTTAGTTCACAAGTTGAGGTTGGAGCTTGAACAGGTCAGAGACCTTCTTAAGAGGATTGCATGTATCAGTTCAGCCACTGTTTTGTTGTCTCCATTCAGCGATCTTCGTAGTTGTAGTGATGGGAGTAAGAACAAGCGTCCTCCTGTGCGCATTGATCACAAGGGGAGTAAGAAAGGCCCATCTCGGCACTCTGTGCCTGCGAGATTAGAAGTCCCGGCAAGCTCTAGAGTTGCTTCGTTGATGAAGGAGTGTCAGACGTTGCTTGATCGTGTATGGTCACATAAGTTGGGGGTTGCATTTCGCAATCCAGTTGATCCTGTTCTGCTGAATATTCCAGACTATTTTACTGTGGTTAAGCATCCTATGGATCTTGGGACGATACGTAGCAGACTGCGTGCAGGTGAATACTCTAGTCCTTTGGAGTTCGCAGCAGACGTGCGTCTTACATTCTCAAATTCCATGGCTTACAACCCGCCAGGAAATCAATACCATAAGATGGCTCGAGATCTCAGCGCATATTTTGAGTCGAGATGGAAAATTATAGAGAGGAAATTACCTGTGGTGGAACCACCGGTCATGTCCCTAACCAGCTCTGCTTCTCTGGAGTTTGAAGTCCCGTGTAATGTAGCCCCGCCAAGAAAGATTACAGCTGCAGTGAACGAGGGGAAGCTGAGGGTGGAGCCTGGGAAGTTGGTTATGACAGATGGTGAGAAGAAAAAACTAAGCCAAGATTTGGAGGCGTTAGGAGAAGAGTTCCCACAGAACATTGTTGATCTCTTGAGAGAGCAAAGTGGCAGTGATGACCAATCTGGGGAAGTTGAGATTGAGATAGAAATAGATACGCTTTCTGATGAAACCTTGTTCATGGTTCGGAAACTCCTGGATGAGCATCTAAGGGAGAAAAAGAAATCCCTGGAAAAGAGTGAACCTTGTGCGATGGAG ATAGTTCATGACTCTGGATTTAGTAATTCCCCTCTGCAGCCTAGTAAAT GTGATTTGCTGATTGACGAGGATGTTGACATAGTTGGTGGGAATGACCCCCCTGTTTCTAGCCATCCCCCATTTAAGATAGAAAAAGATGCTGCATGTAGAAACAGTTCGAGTAGCTCCAGTAGTGAATCAGGCTCTTCATCTAGTG ATTCTGATTCTTGTAGTTCCTCTGGGAGTGAAACAGATTCCATTAAAGTTTCAAACCCTACGTGTACAGAG GAAAAAAAGGAACGAGGAGTTGGTATGAAGAAAAAGGAGGATGATAACAATGGTGAAAAGAATGTTATAAACG AATCTTTAAACAAGTTGGGTCAAGTTGAGCTTGATGTTGAGGGAAAGTCAACGACCATGGATGCAGTACATGCCCTTCCAGCGG AGGAGACGGCTCCACCTGTGAGGCAAGATTCCCCAGGAAAGCGTCAACGTGCTGCTCTGTTGAAGAATCGTTTTGCTGATACCATAATGAAAGCCCGAGAGAAGACCCTAACTAAG GGTGAAAACGGAGATCCTGAAAAACTGAGGATAGAAAGAGAGAAGTTTGAAAGACGGCTTAGGGAAG AAAACGCACGGTTACAAGCCGAGGCCAAAGCTGCTGAAGAGGCTAGGAGAAAAGCCGAAGCAGAAGCTGCAGAAAAAGCAAGGAGGGAAAGAGAGCAAGAGAGAGAAGCTGCACGACAAGCTTTACAAAAG ATGGAAAAGACTGTGGAGATAAACGAGGGTAGGCGGTTTATGGAAGACCTGGAGATGCTTAGAGCTACAGGTGCCGAGGCTGATCAGTTGCCGACTTTCATGAAAGAGATGAGCCCCAATATGTTGGGTAGTTTTAAGATGGAAGGAAATAGTAACCCATTAGAACAGCTAGGTCTCTACATGAAAATGGATGAGGATGAAGAAGATGAGCCACACTTCAGCCAAGGAGAAGTAGATGAGCAGCCCTTTGATAGAAAAGAAAGACTCACGCTTAGTCCTCACGTCGCAGAGAAAGAGGACCAAGTTGATAGCGGAAATGAAAAACCGGTAAGCGAGAAGGGACAAGAGAATGAGAACCAAGAAGATGAAAAGGAAGGAGAAGAACAAATAGAGAATGTGCCAGTTAATCCCCACGGAGAAGAGGGTCTCGTTAATGGAAGTGAAGGGAGAGAAGAAGTGGTAAGCGAGCAGGCACAAGATAATTGGAACCAAGAAGATGAAAAACTCATCAACCAAAATGAAGGAAAAGAACAATTGGAGAATATGCCAGAGCAAGAAAATGGAGTTGAGGACAAGGCAGATGAAAAAGCTGAGGTTATGGATGAAGAAACTCAAGTTGGGGACATAGTAGAGGAAGAAGCTGAAGTTGTCGATGTCGACATGGTGAAGGTAGAAAGAAACTGA
- the LOC106334660 gene encoding transcription factor GTE10-like isoform X2 — MMGKAQKHSSRNSLGFVPGYIQSVDTTDSEIEEAHVRKRSRYSLNEDRYGVPKKVSSLSNMSSSEREHLVHKLRLELEQVRDLLKRIACISSATVLLSPFSDLRSCSDGSKNKRPPVRIDHKGSKKGPSRHSVPARLEVPASSRVASLMKECQTLLDRVWSHKLGVAFRNPVDPVLLNIPDYFTVVKHPMDLGTIRSRLRAGEYSSPLEFAADVRLTFSNSMAYNPPGNQYHKMARDLSAYFESRWKIIERKLPVVEPPVMSLTSSASLEFEVPCNVAPPRKITAAVNEGKLRVEPGKLVMTDGEKKKLSQDLEALGEEFPQNIVDLLREQSGSDDQSGEVEIEIEIDTLSDETLFMVRKLLDEHLREKKKSLEKSEPCAMEIVHDSGFSNSPLQPSKCDLLIDEDVDIVGGNDPPVSSHPPFKIEKDAACRNSSSSSSSESGSSSSGSCLCEPSSISLE, encoded by the exons ATGATGGGTAAAGCACAGAAGCATTCTAGTAGGAACTCATTGGGCTTTGTTCCTGGTTATATTCAATCTGTCGACACCACCGATAGTGAGATAGAGGAAGCTCATGTAAGGAAGAGGAGTCGTTATAGTTTGAATGAAGATAGATATGGTGTTCCTAAAAAGGTTTCGTCTTTGTCAAATATGTCAAGCTCTGAGAGAGAGCATTTAGTTCACAAGTTGAGGTTGGAGCTTGAACAGGTCAGAGACCTTCTTAAGAGGATTGCATGTATCAGTTCAGCCACTGTTTTGTTGTCTCCATTCAGCGATCTTCGTAGTTGTAGTGATGGGAGTAAGAACAAGCGTCCTCCTGTGCGCATTGATCACAAGGGGAGTAAGAAAGGCCCATCTCGGCACTCTGTGCCTGCGAGATTAGAAGTCCCGGCAAGCTCTAGAGTTGCTTCGTTGATGAAGGAGTGTCAGACGTTGCTTGATCGTGTATGGTCACATAAGTTGGGGGTTGCATTTCGCAATCCAGTTGATCCTGTTCTGCTGAATATTCCAGACTATTTTACTGTGGTTAAGCATCCTATGGATCTTGGGACGATACGTAGCAGACTGCGTGCAGGTGAATACTCTAGTCCTTTGGAGTTCGCAGCAGACGTGCGTCTTACATTCTCAAATTCCATGGCTTACAACCCGCCAGGAAATCAATACCATAAGATGGCTCGAGATCTCAGCGCATATTTTGAGTCGAGATGGAAAATTATAGAGAGGAAATTACCTGTGGTGGAACCACCGGTCATGTCCCTAACCAGCTCTGCTTCTCTGGAGTTTGAAGTCCCGTGTAATGTAGCCCCGCCAAGAAAGATTACAGCTGCAGTGAACGAGGGGAAGCTGAGGGTGGAGCCTGGGAAGTTGGTTATGACAGATGGTGAGAAGAAAAAACTAAGCCAAGATTTGGAGGCGTTAGGAGAAGAGTTCCCACAGAACATTGTTGATCTCTTGAGAGAGCAAAGTGGCAGTGATGACCAATCTGGGGAAGTTGAGATTGAGATAGAAATAGATACGCTTTCTGATGAAACCTTGTTCATGGTTCGGAAACTCCTGGATGAGCATCTAAGGGAGAAAAAGAAATCCCTGGAAAAGAGTGAACCTTGTGCGATGGAG ATAGTTCATGACTCTGGATTTAGTAATTCCCCTCTGCAGCCTAGTAAAT GTGATTTGCTGATTGACGAGGATGTTGACATAGTTGGTGGGAATGACCCCCCTGTTTCTAGCCATCCCCCATTTAAGATAGAAAAAGATGCTGCATGTAGAAACAGTTCGAGTAGCTCCAGTAGTGAATCAGGCTCTTCATCTAGTGGTTCGTGTTTATGCGAGCCTTCTTCTATTTCGTTAGAATAA
- the LOC106334662 gene encoding nucleoside diphosphate kinase II, chloroplastic-like: MVGMAVVGQWTLCVASPSPRVKSATCNSNSCPTTVNLRSELSAFRPQFRLFSRVSPTRRRRLCASSSADSGIFLPHLVASMEQVEETYIMVKPDGIQRGLVGEIISRFEKKGFKLIGLKMFQCPKELAQEHYKDLSAKSFFPSLIEYITSGPVVCMAWEGVGVVASARKLIGKTDPLQAEPGTIRGDLAVQTGRNIVHGSDSPENGKREIALWFKEGELCGWDSALAKWLRE; this comes from the exons ATGGTTGGTATGGCTGTGGTTGGTCAATGGACTCTCTGTGTCGCCTCGCCGTCGCCGAGAGTAAAGTCGGCAACTTGCAATTCAAACTCTTGTCCAACCACCGTTAACTTACGCTCTGAGCTGTCTGCATTTCGTCCTCAGTTCCGGCTCTTCTCTCGTGTTTCTCCGACACGCCGCCGCCGTCTTTGCGCTTCCAGCTCCGCCGATTCGGGAATCTTCCTCCCTCACCTTGTCGCTTCTATG GAGCAAGTTGAGGAGACTTACATTATGGTCAAACCAGACGGCATCCAACGAGGCCTT GTTGGAGAAATCATCTCTCGTTTTGAGAAGAAGGGGTTTAAACTGATTGGACTTAAGATGTTCCAATGCCCAAAAGAATTGGCTCAG GAACATTATAAGGATCTTAGTGCTAAGTCTTTCTTTCCTAGCCTGATTGAGTACATCACTTCTGGCCCAGTTGTGTGTATG GCTTGGGAAGGTGTTGGTGTGGTTGCTTCAGCCAGGAAGCTGATAGGGAAAACTGATCCTCTTCAAGCTGAACCTGGTACCATTAGAGGAGATCTTGCTGTACAAACCGGAAG GAACATCGTGCATGGTAGTGACAGTCCTGAAAACGGAAAGCGTGAGATTG CTCTGTGGTTCAAAGAAGGCGAGCTGTGCGGGTGGGATTCAGCTCTAGCTAAATGGCTAAGGGAGTGA
- the LOC106334663 gene encoding uncharacterized protein LOC106334663, with the protein MRGMRRGERLIWLMMCFVNDDVLPSKSCFFSCLYITTSFLFLLLPRLSLDLHLSFLLLFISTMATGKPLPKFGEWDVNNPASAEGFTVIFSKASDEKKTKKASGSAGPSTLVSPQNTDQNNHQDSQNPKAKKKWLCF; encoded by the exons ATGCGGGGAATGAGAAGAGGTGAGAGGTTGATTTGGCTAATGATGTGTTTTGTCAACGACGACGTGCTTCCCTCTAAATCATGTTTCTTCTCTTGCCTGTATATTACAACTTCCTTTCTCTTCCTTCTCCTCCCACGTCTCTCTCTAGATCTTCATCTCTCTTTCCTCTTGCTTTTCATCTCAACAATGGCGACG GGGAAGCCACTGCCAAAGTTTGGTGAATGGGATGTGAACAACCCTGCATCCGCCGAAGGATTCACTGTCATTTTCAGCAAAGCTAGCGACGAGAAGAAGACCAAGAAAGCATCTGGCAGCGCAGGCCCTAGTACTCTGGTTTCACCTCAGAACACCGATCAAAACAACCACCAAGATTCTCAAAACCCAAAAGCTAAG AAGAAATGGCTTTGCTTTTGA
- the LOC106334661 gene encoding zinc finger CCCH domain-containing protein 67 yields the protein MSKPDPDPKPPSGSSTEKDPVADHVTEELSDDLRNVGLSDEATEELSVPINVSEGDGETDQKAEDEDEEEGRERVEKRMMVYPVRPDAEDCSFYIRTGSCKYGSSCKFNHPVRRKLQIGREKVKEKEREENVENPRLMECKYYFRTGGCKYGETCRFSHTKEHTPLPSRPELNFLGLPIRPGEKECPFYMRNGSCKFGGDCKFNHPDPTAVGGVDSPLFRGNNGGSFAPKDAPQASSTSWSSPRHMNGTGTAPFIPVMYSQNRGVSPQTPEWSGYQAPSAYPPERNILPPSTYSANNSLAETSSFSQLQSTEEFPERPDQPECSYYVKTGDCKFKYKCKYHHPKNRLPKQSPSSFNDKGLPLRPEQSMCTHYSRYGICKFGPACRFDHSIPPTFSSTSSQTVETPQLGGNGNENDGWN from the exons ATGAGCAAGCCCGACCCGGATCCGAAACCGCCTTCAGGATCTTCCACCGAGAAGGATCCGGTAGCCGATCACGTCACCGAGGAGCTAAGTGATGATCTCAGGAATGTGGGTTTGTCGGATGAAGCTACGGAAGAGCTGAGCGTGCCGATTAATGTCTCTGAAGGTGATGGAGAAACGGATCAGAAGGCGGAGGATGAGGATGAGGAGGAAGGAAGAGAGCGTGTGGAGAAGAGAATGATGGTTTATCCCGTGAGACCTGATGCAGAGGATTGCTCCTTTTATATCAGAACAGGGAGTTGCAAATACGGATCGAGTTGCAAGTTTAATCACCCTGTCCGAAGGAAGCTCCAA ATTGGTAGGGAGAAAGTAAAGGAAAAGGAAAGGGAAGAGAATGTGGAGAATCCGAGGCTCATGGAGTGCAAG TACTACTTCAGGACTGGAGGGTGCAAATATGGAGAGACTTGTAGATTCAGCCACACTAAAGAACACACTCCTCTGCCCTCACGGCCAGAGCTTAACTTCCTCGGTCTTCCTATCAGACCG GGAGAGAAAGAATGTCCTTTCTACATGCGAAATGGTTCCTGCAAGTTTGGAGGTGACTGCAAATTTAATCATCCGGATCCTACTGCTGTTGGAGGAGTTGATTCTCCTTTGTTCCGTGGTAACAATGGTGGATCATTTGCCCCAAAGGATGCACCACAAGCAAGTTCAACTTCTTGGTCCTCACCGAGACACATGAATGGGACTGGTACTGCTCCTTTTATTCCAGTCATGTACTCACAGAATCGTGGAGTTTCACCTCAAACTCCAGAGTGGAGTGGATATCAG GCGCCTTCTGCCTATCCACCAGAAAGGAATATACTTCCTCCTTCTACATACTCGGCTAACAATTCATTGGCAGAAACTAGTTCATTCTCACAACTCCAATCTACTGAGGAGTTTCCAGAACGTCCGGATCAGCCAGAGTGCAGTTATTATGTTAAAACTGGGGACTGTAAGTTCAAATATAAATGCAAATACCATCATCCCAAAAACAGATTGCCGAAGCAATCTCCATCCTCTTTCAATGACAAGGGCTTACCCCTAAGACCT GAGCAGAGCATGTGCACACACTACAGCCGCTACGGCATCTGCAAATTTGGTCCAGCTTGTAGATTCGATCATTCTATACCGCCTACATTCTCGTCCACCAGCTCCCAAACCGTAGAAACTCCTCAACTCGGAGGCAACGGAAATGAAAACGACGGCTGGAATTGA